The Halosimplex litoreum genome has a window encoding:
- the pyrI gene encoding aspartate carbamoyltransferase regulatory subunit: MSDRELRVSKIRDGTVIDHITAGQALNVLAILGIDADSGDAVSVGMRVPSDRLGSKDIVKVEGRELSQDEVDVLSLIAPAATINIVQEFDVVKKHRVERPEEVVGVLSCPNRHCITTEDEPVESRFDVLDDGIRCTYCDTIVRDAIAEQIDVA, from the coding sequence ATGAGCGACCGCGAACTCCGCGTCTCGAAGATCCGCGACGGGACCGTCATCGACCACATCACCGCCGGGCAGGCGCTGAACGTCCTCGCGATCCTCGGCATCGACGCCGACAGCGGCGACGCCGTCAGCGTCGGCATGCGCGTCCCGAGCGACCGCCTCGGCAGCAAGGACATCGTCAAGGTCGAGGGCCGCGAGCTGAGCCAGGACGAGGTCGACGTGCTCTCGCTCATCGCCCCCGCCGCGACGATCAACATCGTCCAGGAGTTTGACGTGGTCAAGAAACACCGCGTCGAGCGCCCCGAAGAGGTCGTCGGCGTCCTCTCCTGTCCCAACCGTCACTGCATCACCACGGAGGACGAACCCGTCGAATCCCGCTTCGACGTGCTTGACGACGGCATCCGCTGCACCTACTGCGACACCATCGTCCGCGACGCCATCGCCGAGCAGATCGACGTGGCCTGA
- the pyrB gene encoding aspartate carbamoyltransferase yields the protein MRHDHIISAKQLSRADIEAVLDRAAEAAADPEAFADRHENALLGLCFFEPSTRTKMSFTAAAKRLGGDVVDMGPVGSSSVKKGESLADTVRVVEGYADALVLRHPSEGSAQMASEFVDVPLINAGDGAGQHPTQTLLDLYTIRESAGFDDLTIGIMGDLKYGRTVHSLAHALTNFDADQHFVSPESLKLPRSVRYDLHEEGASIREHTELDPVLSELDVLYVTRIQAERFPDESEYRAIAGEYQIDTETLEAARDDLTVMHPLPRVDEIAHEIDDTDYAHYFQQAHNGVPVRMALLDLVLGGDR from the coding sequence ATGCGTCACGACCACATTATCAGTGCGAAACAACTCTCGCGGGCGGACATCGAGGCGGTGCTCGACCGGGCGGCCGAGGCGGCGGCCGACCCGGAGGCGTTCGCCGACCGCCACGAGAACGCCCTGCTCGGGCTCTGTTTCTTCGAGCCGAGCACGCGGACGAAGATGAGCTTCACCGCGGCGGCAAAGCGGCTCGGCGGCGACGTGGTGGACATGGGCCCGGTCGGCTCCTCCAGCGTCAAGAAGGGTGAGAGTCTCGCCGACACGGTCCGGGTGGTCGAGGGCTACGCCGACGCGCTCGTCCTTCGCCACCCCAGCGAGGGGTCGGCCCAGATGGCCAGCGAGTTCGTCGACGTACCGCTGATCAACGCCGGCGACGGCGCCGGCCAGCACCCCACTCAGACCCTGCTCGACCTCTACACGATCCGCGAGTCGGCCGGCTTCGACGACCTGACCATCGGGATCATGGGCGACCTGAAGTACGGTCGGACGGTCCACTCGCTGGCCCACGCGCTGACGAACTTCGACGCCGACCAGCACTTCGTCAGCCCGGAGAGCCTCAAGCTCCCCCGGAGCGTCCGCTACGACCTCCACGAGGAGGGCGCGTCGATCCGCGAGCACACGGAACTGGACCCGGTGCTCTCCGAGCTCGACGTGCTGTACGTCACCCGGATCCAGGCCGAGCGGTTCCCCGACGAGAGCGAGTACCGCGCGATCGCCGGCGAGTACCAGATCGACACCGAGACGCTAGAGGCGGCCCGGGACGACCTGACGGTCATGCATCCGTTGCCCCGCGTCGACGAGATCGCCCACGAGATCGACGACACCGACTACGCCCACTACTTTCAGCAGGCCCACAACGGCGTCCCCGTCAGGATGGCGCTGCTGGATCTGGTCCTCGGAGGTGACCGATGA